AACGCTCTAATTAAACTAGTCTATAAACTCCTGAATTTAATAGGCTGCACTTCAATTACAGAAGTCTACAGCAGTGTTTCATACAATTATGTGTTACTGTTGATATTAGTAAGTATGCTTCCCCAATTAAGTTCTCTTTTCCTACTTCTTAGTAACTCTCCCTTAAATACCAGATGTGGTCACATCTCCATGAAGACAGTACTCAGTATGACACACATTTTAATACAGCTCAGTAAGCAAGTGGTTTTAAAGGCCTTATTTAATTGATTGTCTTATCACATCTATTATTTTGACTTATTAGGCCCCAAGAACATCATTTTGTCATCAGAAACATCAAGAAACAAGGCAATTTAGGCCTTTACATTTTATCTATAGAAGAAAAACTTACCTAAAGTTACGAAAATATACAAATTTGCTTTGGCTACCAACAACAATAATCAAATTCTGTATGTTACTTCTGCTGAAGACTTCATCTAAATTCTTAACAGATTGAATATATTTTCAGCACAAGAATTACACTGAAATCCACTACGAATATTACACATTTATAATAACCACAAAATTCACAAAAGTCTGTTGCTGTATGtgctgcagaagaaacacaaaattaaaattttatgatAGGTGAAATTTTACTGTTTGCATTGATACACTTATGCTGATTGAAATATTAAGTGAATCTGTTCAAACAGGTTTAAATCACGCCATTATCAATATTTAACATATTTAGCAAGTGATTATGTTGAAAATATAGATGTGCTTATATCAAATACAGTCTGTATTGCCACAATGACATTTGACTGAAAATGACAAAGTATCACGTGTGTAAATATTGATCAGTAAGTCTGATCTCGGAACACGGGAGCCCCTGATGCTTTCATTGAATTTAAGGTAGTCTCTAGAAGAGGAATAAATAAACTAACTTATGATTGCTTTTAAGGACAGCGCCCAATTCCTCAAAACAGGGGGacttctttgtttccttctatTAATACCTAGAgtcgttaaggttggaagagactgccaagaccatctggtccaaccatccccctaccaccaatgtcacccactaaaccatgtccctaagcaccaggtccagcctttccttgaacacccccagggacggtgacgccaccacctccctgggcaacccaacgcctgaccgctctgtctgagaagaaatgtctcctcattgccaacctgaacctcccctgagGCGACCTGAAGCCATTCCCCACACGCCCCCCTCACAACCCCgcgccccctctccccccccccccccccccgctaccttccgcctcctcccgccgccggccccgccgctcccctcgCGCCCCGCCGTGACGCCAGCGCGCCGCGGGCCGCCCGCCCACTGAGGGCCCGAGAAGGGCGGAGGAGGGCGGGGCGCGGCCTGGCGCCTGCGCTGTGCGCGCGCGGCCGGAGCGGCGGGGACGTGCGTGCGGGTGCGTGCGGCGCGGGGGCGCGCGCGGCGGGAGCGAGCGGGGGCCTGGGGTCgcgccccccccacctccccctcaCGTCAGGCGGGGCGGGCTCCGAGCCCCCGGGCCCCGGCGGTGCCGGGTGCGGCCGCGGCTCcgttctccttccttcttccttctccctgcagGCCTCCCCTGCCTGCGTGTGTCCAGCCCGTGCCTCCCGGGAGCCGTGCGAGAGCCGCGAGGATGGTGAACGTGCTGAAGGGCGTGCTCATCGAGTGGTGAGTGGCGCCCTGCCCCCGCTGCGGGCACTCCGGGATTTTCTTTCCAGGGTCTTGTTATTTTCCACTTAGCCACTTATTTTCCACTGCTGTTTTTCCACCGTCACATGTTCCTCTTGTTCCTTGCAAGTAGTGTTCGTTGGTTTGGTTCCTGGGCCACGTGTCCCTTTAGTGATTCCAGAGGGAAAATAGGTCATTTtccatgctttcttttcatgaatTCCAGCCCAAATTCCGTGCAGGGCTGATGTGTGGCTCTGTAGATCATGCTCTAAAAGGAGTACACTTGTAACTTGTACAAATAAGTTATTGATAAACACACAACACATGCAGGCTAGACTGAGGATCTGATAATTGCTTACCTCCACATTAAAGGAACCGTCAGTCAAGGTTTGTGGAGGCATTACAAATCCTTACATGACATAATATATCTGCTGTACACTTAAATTGTAAACACGTTTACAGGCTGTAACTGCAAAAGGGCAGAAGCAACTGTGTGCTTGCTGTCTTAACTTCCAGGCTGACCGGACGTGGGCCAGCTCACATCTGGATATCTAATGGCTGTGTGTGAGCAGCTCAGGGCCTGAATTCTGCCATAATAAAGAGCTTATCTGCTCAAATTTGTCCCCACTGTAGTATGTTGACAAACCTGAACACAAGAAAGCGTCTATGTGGCTATGTAGGTGCTTCGGTGACTGTGTAAAGGTGCCCAAAGCAGAACTGTTGACTGACAAAGCAAGAAGTTCTGATATCTCAGGCAGTTAGCACAACGCTGTGTTTTGCACcttatttgtttttcacataCTGAAAGATCTGTGTTCTTATACAGCCTTGTGGCCACTTTCCTGTTAGTGTTAGAATGGAACTTAATCATCCTCCCTGGAAGGGAAAGGAATCTTCTATGTGATAACAAATCTACGCTGTTTGTTATGCCATCAGACAGTTTCGACAGCCCCTTGGGAAACTAATCTTTGTGTTGggtatttcttgttttctccctgccaTTGCATAAGGGTAGCCAATGACTGGGCACAAAATTCCATCctagaagaaaatgcaagattCTTGCAAAACTGTCCCCTTGTTTACACTTCAAATACAAATTTTTTACAACCCAAATTTTTGAGGATGTTCAAGAAAACAAGCAGGCAgagagtgggggaaaaaaattgcttctgactgttttaagtcacacaaacaaaacagtgaaatgcTGATCCCGTGCAggtcttttttttatattattccAGTATATAGCTAAGCTGTTCTTGGGATAAAATATCAAGGGTTATAACCTTCAAATACTGAACAAGATCAGCGTTTCTGCTGTAGCATAGATCTGCTAGCACTGATTACAGCTTTGTATGTTGATTCTGTGAGAATTAGTCTGTGCATATTGCCTAACATCATCAGGCTGGTCATACCAACTAGGACAAGTGCCGTCTAGTACTAGTGGCATGTTGGTAAGATACAGCTgaatgaaacaagcaaaaagaaacctTCATGCACCCATAAAAAGGGTGTGTGGAAGAAGGCTGGGAACCACATACTTCTATTATCTGATTTGTCTTAAATCTTTTGTgtaatcttttatttctcttctcacATGCCAGGACACATAAGGAATAACTTTGCTAAAGAAGATAGAGATTACAGACTTTCCCATTCTCCTTgcctcaaaattattttgtactcTACACTCATCTTGTTCTAATCATACTTGTACAAGTTTGAGGCTAATACTAAAGATTGTTTTTTTGACTTGCTGGTGGATGAGCATGGTGAGGGGTTTGGTTTCATAGTGTAAGCTGTTGTTGTCATAGATACCTTTTAGGTATCTATTTAGGTATCTTTTTAGGTAAAGGAGTGTTGGTCCTTACACTGCATTTAAAAGAGACAATTGACCAAGGAATTCTTTTGAGATGGTGTTGCCAATTACTACTTTGTCAAAACAaccatatttgtatttttaaagtgttctgAGCTATCCAAGtgcaattttctgtattttctgcacGTATTCATGCACCAGTTATTGCAATCTAATACTAAATGTTACCAAAACCcatgcttttcctgttttgttaaaaaaaaataaaaaataaaaaaaaatcagtagatCAAAGCTTATGTTTTGAAGCTACTTTTTCTCTATCTAGCTGCTCAGTATAATGCAACCATCTCAGTTATGTAATTTGCATAATTCTGAAATGTTCTCTTctatacatttaaatttaacttCCAAGGTGATATCATGACAAAGAAGGGACTGTTCAGTTGGTGTGGTAAATGTACAGTTCATATATGACCACTTGCCTTCTGTACTATTCTACTTCAAGGTGTTTGCTCTACTGGATTTTGGTtacacttaaagaaaaatatggttCAAAGTgctatttctgaaaacagaaatgtaagtTTAAACTCACCTTGTTAAggtgaggcttttttttttaagctactttTGTAATAGCAGTGTGGTGGCACTTCTCTTTCAATCAAGCAGCCTATTCTTTTTAGACACGGTTATACATTATGTTTTTATCTCTACAGTAACcagaacaattttttatttccagagtaaaaaactttttcaaaagcttcatAATCTTTCTTAAGACTGTAAGCAGCTCTCGACGTTAGTATTATTTCCCAAACAACTTTGGGAATGTCTTAAAAGGGtgtgggttttggtttggttttagcTGTATCTTATTACAATGAGGCGCAATCTGATGTGTGTTTGTCTCTACAGCGACCCAGCAATGAAGCAGTTTCTGCTCTACTTGGATGAGTCAAATGCGCTGGGAAAGAAGTTCATCATACAAGACCTGGATGAAACTCATGTCTTTGTTTTAGCCGAGTTGGTTAACTTCCTCCAGGAGAGAGTGGGCGAGCTAATGGACCAGAACTCTTTTCCTATTACTCAGAAGTAAAAAGTCTAGAGAAATGACATTACTGCCAGTTTGGGAATAGTGAATTTCAATAACTTGGGTTGTTACTGTTTTAACAGATAAATCGTGGTTAGTAAATTCTACGTGAAAGTGGCTATTCTAGAAAATtgataattttcaaaatattcttgaattttgtttctcactttgaAAGATTATGGTATCATTATTAAAATCCATAAAATGATATACTTGAGGTCTTGCATGGAGTGTTTTTTTGAtgcatgctttctgtttttcctttaggATTATCTTGTTAAATGGTATGACCCAAAAACTAGAGTGGTGTTTCAGTTTTGGAATGCTGTATGAACTTTCCTGACATGTTATATTCCTGTGGAATTGATTAAATCTGGTTATAGTGTGACTGATAGAATGTAAAGGATGTCTGTTAAAGTATCTGTGCTTGATGGAACATCCCTGTAAGTTGAAGGTATGGTCAGAAGAAATCGGATATTGTTTTAACTTCATGAGTTTTATACATCAAAATTTTTTGTCAAACATTTTACAGATACCCCATAATAATTGTCTAGTTTTACTAAGGCTATGGTTTCTGTGTTCTGGGTTTGGGGAGTGTGGTGGGAGTTTGGTGGGAATTTAGGGTTTTGTCAGGTAGAGGCAAAATCTGTTACCCTGCATCATAACATATGAGTTGTAAACTGATCAGTTCCATCAACAATAGCAAGTTAAAAGGGGAACATAAATTGGAGACCAATCCTTTAGATGTcactgcttgtattttttttactgaagcTACTACCTAATCACAAGAAGCTATGTGAacaggaaggggaaaataaagaattggTTGCTCTATTTacaaaaaatctgattttggttttttcttttttttttttttggttcagttTATCTGTTTCTCCTCTGTTGCTCGTTTGATAAAACCTGCAAAGAAAAGGCctcattttttttatgctgaAGGTTTGCATCTGTAACTTGCTAATTTAAACACTGGCTTATTCAGTAAGTCAGCTAGTGCATGATGATAAAACCTGCAAAGGTTTCTGTCTACAAATATGACAGATACAGGTTACAGAAACGAGAATAatgcattacattttttctttcttaccctgCTTCCTATCCAGAATATCCAAATGTATTGGATTTATGAATGATCATTTATAATTGAAAGACTTCTAGGACATTGCTTCAAAAGAAAGCTTGGTTTTCAGAGCTGCTCATCGATGTTGGAGAGATGCCATCTTCCCTTTCGGGGAAAAAACAATTGTAAATAGAATGGCTTTTTTAAGTAATATATCTGACTCTCACACCATTGCATTTTTGGTTATCCAGTAGATAGCagggtgtttttcttctttcatttgagAATTTTGAAGCTTCAGGAGAAAATCTTATTAGATGTTTTTGATCAAAATCTTTCTAAAGAAGGTTCTGCAAAATTGTATATATTCAGGCTTCCGTGGAAGAATGAATAATCCTGTAGAATCGAGCTTCCTGTAAATTCTGGAGTTGTCACTCCTGCCCCTTCTTTCCCCCGCCTCTCTGTATAGAACAATGGATTTGGGTCCAGATTGTTTCATCTTTTACAAGTGAATGCTTCCCCGCTCATGTTGATCAAGAACCAGTTACgtgtttttattgaaataaaaagtagaaaattgTTATCTATGCCAATGAGGAAGTGGTCTTGAAGAGAGAGTAATGGTTTATGGTTCCTAAACTCTTTCTTGAAATTGCTCAGATACTGACCCCATAACTAATTTTGTTGAATGTTCTTTAGGTGCTTATCAATAGTGTGTCTTAACATTTTATGATAATTTAATACGGTTTATTTAAGTGTCTTATCCTTTCTTTGAAACCCTACTTTATTTTCTATCCAGATTTCAATGAAAGGTAAATGATCCTTCTCATCAAATGacagtatttgaaaaatcatgttaGAATTACACCTGTTAAACTTCTGTCTATTTAGCATGTCTAGTGCTACAGTTGTattgtgatttttcattttgagtctGGTAAAGTTGTTGCAGTTCTTGTCTTTTCTCATGGTTAACTGTACGACATTATTATTGCATATATTTTGGGTTACGCTTCTGGCAATAATTGGCCTGTGTAATACAGAGGGGTAGAAGTTCTACcctgtataaatatttatacatgcattcttataccatttttttttcctgagtaaaCAGGTTTATGGTTTTCAACTTCTAAACCTGTAGAGCCTTAGATCTTTCCTACAATCAAACTGGACTTAACTGATCTTACAATGGAAGAATAAACAAGTTAAAAGATATAAATAAGCAAATTGTTATCTTATGGGGTCTAAAGAACTAGGGGGAAAAAGTCTTTAATCTTGTTAGCATGATGATGGAAATCccatgaggaaaaacaaaacaaaaacacaaaatacgGTTAGGGTTTTGAGGTTGGGTAAGTTTGGACCCCGGAAAGcccttttttaatgcatataatCACAGAAgttttgtgctttaaaaaatatgtaactgTTGTCCAGATGAGAGGAAAGTAAATGCTAGCTTTAAGAATGTGTTGTCAAGACCTTTTGAGATGGTGATTATTTACACTTacaaatttttaatatttttgatagCTTTCTTTTAggtaaaagcttttttttgatagctttcttttctttgcagctaAGCTGTCAGTGTTTTTTCATAAAGAGGTAAGCATCTGAATCCATGTGTAATGGAGAATGATGAGGCTTTTATTTGATTTAATGTGCTTCCATGTATAATgatagtttgttttttgttccaTGTAGCACACTGCTAAAAGCCAGATGGCTACAATGTGATGTGCCGTACAAAAATTTCTCCAAGCTCTGTACATTAAGAaacaattttacaatttttgCAGAATTGCAGGGTATATTCTAAGGCATatcttctgattcttttttttttttttttaatgcagcataACAAcagattttactgttttttctcattcatGTTAACTCTGTGGGGCCACCTCAAGTACGCGAGAACAAACTAGAGAACGTGTTTTATGCATTAACAAGATTGTTTACTGTGACTTGTAGATAATGGGATTTCATGGCATCATTAAAAATGgcttattttaacttttcttagTTGTCACCATCACCATAAGTGTCCAATTTCAGTCAGCCTCGAGGCTGAGCCTGCAGAAGTAAATCTTTAAAAACCTAatctaaaaatatattgataTAATCTGTCCAcgtaaaaatacatatacaaaCAGAGACTGAGAGGTaaattttcctcttccaaaCAGACAATAGGCcattgaagaaaaacagtaaactTCTTGTAATaaatctttttgcattttccaaTTCCACAGCAGGTTCTGATCTTTTCTCCCCAATGTCTAGTTCGTTATCCCACAAATGATCCCATTAAAGCTGGTGGAGTTTACTGTGAAATGAGGCATTATTGAGTGTGTCAGAATTGGGTCTCCCTGTCTGTTCTGTAGTTCAGACTTTGGCAAAGCTTACACGCTTAGGATTCAATAAATTGGAGAATTTGTCCCAAATTAAGTCATCTTAAAGACACTATCTTTGGTCTTATGACTTAGAACTGAtgagaaaagtaaaaggaaTAGGCGCTCTGAGCTCTTTTTTTCATGTGGAATAGAATTAATATTCTACCCATCTTTGTCTCACATCAGAAGAGGTTCAGGATTGAAGGCTTAACAATTCAAAGGCAGACCAGTAAGGGGAGCTCTTAccaatattttaaacttttttataAAATTGCTGCAGCCTAGGTAATGGTAGGTCACAGATTTATTGTGCTTTGAAACATTAATATCTTTCACTCTGCATATGCTTTAAGCTAGAGATGGACAATTTTAACTACAAAGGATCCCACTAGAAAGATATTTATAGACAGGGAGTTTGGAATGCAGTCTCTTTACCTCTGAAATTTCTTTGATGGTTAGTTatctaatgttttctttctatgcTTAGGTGCAGAATTCTGCCACATTATAATGATGTCTGAAACTTGGTCTTCATTTCAGATGTTACTACCGGTCTGAGTGTCTCCACACCACTAGCCTGCCTTTGGAGTTGCTCTGCATTAAGTTACATCGTTTTTAGCGAGTGTAAATCAGAGGAAGACATTGCTGATCCAGTCAGATGTACCTTCtgtgaagttttttttatttcctcatcaTACAAAATGCATGTGATTTTAGGGTAGCTGGATTTTTTTGGTGCACGTACTTACATAAGCTATTCAGCCATACTGTATTGCAGTCTGCACTGAGGTTTTCTGTATCCCCAGGGTGTTGCTACTAGTACATGAAAATGAGGCATGGAACATTTTCCCTGATTTCCCCCCAGAGTAAACAGCTTTATTGAGTTTGGTTTACCTTTATAtacaagtggggaaaaaaaaaataatcaattatGTTTCCTAAAAACCAACAgcaactacaacaacaaaaagtttgaaaaacatCTACTAATTAAGTTTTAatatgaggaggaaaaaaaacaaaaaacacacaaactaATATCTTGGACACTAGGGGTTGTATTTTtcatgtaggaaaaaaatgtgataattTTCTCTGCCCTGCTTGTGTAGCAGTAATAAGCAGATTAATTGCAGAATAGAAACTGACTCTAAAATTGCTATTcgataaacattttttttaagtgaaaattttAGAGTGTTGCTAGCTCTTAGCTTTTTGTGCTTGAGCAATCTAGGCGTTAGTGACAACAGCAAGTATAAAGTTCcaggaagaaatgtcattttcaaattaatagCTTTATTTTACTAAAAGAAAGGCTAATAATACATATGTAGGAATGAGTTCGAACACACGGAAGAAAATCCACCCAAAACTGAAACACTGACAGGTAATTGGTTTACTGTTTAACTAGTCTCCTGGGAAGGAAACGGCAAGCAAAATTTCTGGATGACTATAGGTTGAAGGAGCTGACAGCTAGACCTACAgttgttcatttttctgttacagCAAAGATGGACCCAGTTGTAAATTACAGGAAATTGGGAATGATGTCTACCTTTGTAGCAGTGAAGAGATGACTTGCAGACAAGAAAAGTGTTGCAAATTTGTGCAATGTTGGCATAGCTCATATCCTGTCGGTAGTGACAGGTAAACTTACTAAGCAAACCACTGTTATCTGTCAGCAGTGTTGGTTGTATTCTTGCTGTTTTGAAGGCAGAGGGTGTGAGAGCaggatgaaagagaaaagaggaagaaaagaggctTGCAACTGGCATTTCCTGTTAATTCTGAAATTGAACAAGATCAGAAggagcataagaaaaaaaatagatggagATTACactcaaaaaataattttgtatccaaaaaaaacccaacttGCAATTAACTAGAATTTAATTGGCTTACAGAAGGTCCCGTATTTATCATCAGAGTCAACACATCATGATGACTGTGAGAGCAAGTTTTCTTCATGCCAGGACTATTATTCTATTCTGATTCTGGCCTAGATGGGACTGCCTTTCTAAGTGGAATGATAATGTAGTTTGGCTCCATATTAATCTCTGGTTTCTCCTACATTGGCAACTTTATTGGGTGTTAAATATGTTTTGCCTGCATGTGGTGTGAGTGAATGACTAGGTATATAGGTATCCTAGAACTTAGGGATTCAGCAGCGATGAGTAACACTACAATAATGACAGCCTTCTCTCAGTATCATCAACCAGTTTGAAATTaagatatgaaagaaaaatcatcccTCTTTAGCTGTATTGTGAAGCATGCTCCCTGCATTTGATTTTGCTTACTGGTTGGTCTGAACTGAGACTAATTATATCATTTGATTTTGGGAAAGTTTTAAAGTCTGTATAAAATTAAGGAAAGAGAGGCCTGGTTCCTCAGTATTCAAGGGATACTTGAAATGGACGTTGTCAAACACAGCCAGTGTGACAGAGGATTCTGACATCTTTCTGATGATGACTAGGTTGCCATTTGGGAAAAGGCAGTTGCAAACAACATTTGAGAAGACCAGGAGAGTAGGGATGAAGTGCAAGCAAAGCTCAACATGTGAACGAACCTGTGCGGAGGATCAGGGAATGTGAAGATTTGCAATCTTGTAAATGTTTTGGCTTtgaatagcttttatttttatttttttaatgtcatagaatcatagaaaaattaaggttggaaaagaccttcaagattatctggtccaacatcaccctactaccaatgtcacctgctaaaccatgtccctatgCACCAGgttcaacctttccttgaacacccccagggatggtggtGACTTCACCACTTCCTTGGGCAACgtgttccaatgcctgactgctctttctgagaataaatgtctcctacttgttttaattgttgaagagtagtgCACTTTGtccaattctttgttttaattgttgaagagtaggggcatgacgtttccctttttccactcaccagggacATCGCCcaactgccaggacttttcaactgtgatggagagaggcttggcaactccatcagccagttccctccgCACCCTGGGgttcatgtcatcaggtcccatacACTTGCACCTTTTAGATTCaccaggtggtctcgaacctgctctttccttacagtgggtgggactttgatccccccagcctccatctacgggttcaggaaaatgaaagacttgggaagcccgcCTACCAGTGCAGGTGGAGGCAAAGatgttgctgagtacctcagccttctccacgtcTGTCGTTGCCAATTACTCAGATacagaaactcactcctaatataagaaattagccacccATAATCACTTACACACtcctattttcacccctcactttattttcacaaatgttaaaggcgcatggtggccctcggggactcctcctgccccccccgcacagcagcccgaagggagctgggtcctctcttgtgctcttcctcgaggctctgTGCACAAGGGATGCCACCTCTCGCACCACGGCTAGGGGTAGGGAAAGAAGCAGTCACGCAAGCCCTGAGAATCAGCAACAGAGTGGTTTATTGCCGGGATGTCTTGCAGGTAATCCTGCGGGATGTCCGTGGCATTCGGTGGCTCCAAGCTAGtgcttgggatggagcctgcGTGACAACGAGTAGGGAGCTGGACGGGCACTCCTGCGATGCTGTTTGTGCGCttggagagcagagagcagagacaTGCTGCGGCAGTCCCAGGTCTGTTCTggtggaggtggatccacttccattgcTTCCTCCACGTCCTCtggtggatccagctccatgggctccacggtgttGGGCAGAAGGataagccagtccttgcccggGACTGCCCAGACGGGATGCCTTCCATCTGGAATGTTTTCCggccagggtgccgaaccagGGGGTCGTCCGGTCCCACGCCTTGGTCCCACGCCACTGTCGGGTTGATTTTCATGCGTGGGTCTGACACTGCCGTCTGTTTTACGGCCCTGGCTGGGTCCCGCACTGTGTTCCCTGTGATAGGCACGCCTGTGCTCCCTGCGGCTCTCTGGCTGGTGTTCCTCCCTTTGCCTCACACCACTGTTGCAACTAtgggaaggcccaggccccctgtcacTGCGTGTTTGAGGGGATGGCCTGTTCCCCGCATCGTTGCGGTGCCAATGGTACCGCTTATAGGTGTCCGGGCTTGTTTGATAGGCTCGCCTCTGCTCTGTGCGGCTGTCTGGCCGACGTTCCTGCCTTTTCCCCATGCCGTCATTGCGACAGTTGGAAGGTCCATGCCCCGAGTCGCTGTCTGGTTTGGGGGAAGGACGGCGCACGGCTTGGAGTTGCCGATGTTTGAGCCCGTCCTTGCTGGGGACTGGCCGCACGCGATGCCTTCGATCAGGAGATCTTTCCGGCCGGGGTGCCGAACCACGGGGTCGTTCACTCCCACGCGTAGGTCCCGTGCCACTCTGCGGTGGATTTCCGTTCGTGGGTCCGACGCTGTCATCTTGTTTCTGGCCGTGTCTGCGTCCCACGCTGTGTTGTGGACTACGGGCACGCCTCTGCTCCATGCGGCTGTCTGGCCGATGTTCCTGCCTTCGCCCCACGCGACCGTTGCGTGAATTGTAAGGCCCATGGCCCGAGTCGCTGTCTGCTTTGGGGGAAGGACGGCGCTCGGCTTGGAGTTGCTGAGGTTTGAGCCCGTCCTTGCTGGGGCCTGGCCGCACGCGATGCCTTTGTTCAGGAGACTTTTCAGGCCGGGGTGCCGAACCACGGGCTCGTTCTCTTCCACGACGAGGTCCCGTGCCACTCTGCGCTTCGTTTCCATTTGTGGGTCTGTCGCTGCCATCTGGTGTATGGCCATGCTTGGGTCCCACACTGTGTCGCGCGCTATGATCACGCCTATGCTCCTTGCGGCTCTCTGGCTGATGTTCTTGCCTTTGCCTCACGCCGCCGTTTCGACTAGGagaaggcccaggccccctgtcgctGTGCGCTTGAGGGGCCTGCCTGTTCCCCGCGTCGTTGCGGTGCCGATGGTACCGCCTGTAAGCGTCTGGGGGCTGCGCGCCAGAGCTCCCTTGGGCACTGGTGTCTTTTGTGCCGCCGG
This genomic stretch from Anser cygnoides isolate HZ-2024a breed goose chromosome 3, Taihu_goose_T2T_genome, whole genome shotgun sequence harbors:
- the GTF2H5 gene encoding general transcription factor IIH subunit 5 → MVNVLKGVLIECDPAMKQFLLYLDESNALGKKFIIQDLDETHVFVLAELVNFLQERVGELMDQNSFPITQK